The sequence GctatgccatcttggaattcagaactacctcaaacatcgttttccgacgttTACTCAAAAAACCCGTTTCaagaatacccatattataagggttttcaagatatataaaaaaaaccggaagtcgccatcttggaattcagaaccacatcaaacatcctttccgacatctactcatcaaatacccacattgtagtaatttccatggaatataaatgagtcggaaatgattttcattgtatgcaaaaacctctttttatgaagtaggtttgtgaaaaaagtttacgttatttgggattttgttcgtacaaagaggtacgtaaaaagaggtaaagtaaaaaaagtttacgtaaacggaggtttgggtgtataattaattatgtatgtgtatgttaaTTTATTAATAGATActttataaaataaatgaataaatgaaaatatcaaaaaaaaaataaagaaaagaaCGTTTAAAGTTAATTCATTGGCTGCTAAGCAGTGCCTCTGCTTGCTACTTCCCGTTCTTGCAGGTTTCGTTGTTCACTCTACGGTTCATGCATATTACACTTCTGcccatcaataaaaaaattgggccgtatgaataaaatgttgtaaagtctgttgtttgtagtatcttctcaaaaacaaagtccacagagtaaaacacgtttgatatgaataaaaaaacaagttcgaacatgtagttaatacTACTACTACcgaactaccgaaattcaagcatgctacgttttattcatacggcccattgtgtGAACTCAAACAATATTTGGCGGGTTTATGAAACTTTAGGAGAGATTGTGTAGGATAAGGAGTAAGCAAGTTTAGGAGAAGTTGTGCAACATTACAAAAAGTTTAGTAGGAATTGAGTTGTTTTAGAAAGTTAAGAAAATTTTAACAGGAACTTAAGAAGTTCGAGAAGAATTAGGTAAGACTATTGCGAATCAGAAGTGTTCAATTATCTGACTAAGTGATACCTATGGtgattgaattttatttcaataaaaattctTTAGTATTCTTGAAAGGAAAAATTTTTGCTTTCGAAAATCATTGTGAACGTAATTTTACTTTCCCTTATCTAAGTCCTCTCGAGGAAGTTGTTTTTTGTTTATGAGAAGCAGTGAATATTAGGCAAGGCTACAATgtcaaattatttatttaatgtTAGATGTCGGTTTAATTGAGGTAGCAACATTTATCAATTTGATTACAACACTCCTCAAATAACTTACAGAGTATGAATAGTGCTATGTAAAACGTGATTGTTTACATGAATCTAGTATTATAAAGAAGTGTTGTTTTAGTATTTTCAGTTtaggaaaaatacatgaaatcttATAGCCTTGAAGCATCCTCACCAATCGACATAATTTAATCTGTTTGAAAGCAGTTCAAATGAACTGTGTAGTTTTTCATGTGTCAAGACAAAATAATTTCCGTCATATCAATTTGAAACAATTCAGTGACTTTCTTTTTTTGTCGGATttaaaaatcgattccatgcaTATTCGATAATCGATCTCAATGAACTAAACGTTACTGTTTGAAGAAACCGTACATTGCCTCAGAAACGCACTGTAACACTAAGAAAATACTCCTCGAAGTAGGCATCTTGAATGTAACCTTACCTTTGCTTGCTAGGCGCTTTCGAAAAAGTAAAGCTAAAATGAAATCTCGGAGACTTAGATGCCCCTCGAATGGTAAGCGACGAACTTACTGTACAGTTAAATATCGAAACGCCTGGGAAACATTTCTACGCTTGGCGCTATATTCCCCTGTGAGAGAGAAACCCCCCCTACTCGACCTGCTCTCCCAGATAATCAGATTTAAATCTCATTGTACATGTTGATGTTTTTTGGATTTTTCGTTTATCATACATTCCGACAGGCTTGCGGTGGTGCGTGCGCTTGTTTCTTGCGCTAAAGATCACTTGTACTGCAACCTGATCGcattaatataaaaaaactaGAAGTGGGCGACTAACTTTTGTCGGGGAGACCTTGAACTTTTCCTGGTTATAAGCTCACTGGAGACGGCTCGTAACAAGACGCCTGCTGATCCCCCCGTCACGCCATGCACGCTGTGTGCTTTGGAATTGGTATTTCCGTTAAGGTGTCACTGTTTTGTCATACGCTGTTTTGTTCGCATGCGGCTGATTGGCGGGTTCAATTTCCAACATAGGTTTCGTTAAAATGGAATTGGTTCCAGCTGAATTATCATTCCATCAACGTCAGAAGCTGCGTAAAATGAAATGTTATCGCAATAATTTGCCCCGATTCCCTCGGTTTCAAATAAATTATGGATTTTATCAGTGCACAAAGTGTCCTTTGAATAATTGGAATGGATTCTGCGCTCTGGAGTGTCGTGTGAAATTATTCATTTCAAAACATATAAATGGTTTCTTTTGCGGCAAATTGAGTAATATTCATTTAGATTAAACTGCTCTTAATCTAAAGTCAACATATGGCTGTTGCTGTGTTAGTTGACATTCCCCTGTCAATGATTGATGGTCGTATTGCTTTCGCTATGCATGTCGAGATTCTTCTCAACTGCAATTAATTTATTGCTGTTCAACATTCTTACTTACGTCTCGGGGATATGGCAGAATTTGCTTGAAATATTTGCAACATGCCTGTGGTCTGATCGTTGCGCCCATTCAAAGATCCTAGGAGTGTGAGAACATACATACGATTACGAACGCTTTTAATCCGCCAGCTCAGATCGGTACAACTTGAAGACCCCATAAATTGTTTAAGCTAGTCTAATGATACTGCTGACCGGAGGGCTTCAATATTCAATAAACcagatttagttttttttttcttccaatgACACTAAAATAACTTTATTTACATTGAATCTACGCAGATAAGCTGGCTTTCCATGAACACAGGCGATCAAtagttttcagttttcgttaAGCACATAGTTTATTTATCCCGTGGAAagaggagatttgttagtaaaacGAGGAGAAATACGACATTAATGGGTCACTCGCCACAACCTCGAAGAAAGTGCAAGTCGTTGCACAATAATACCGCAACACTCGTGAAAAGGAGCACCGCGAAGGATAAGCAGAGACCAGGGCGACTCAGGCCCTCAAGCTGCATGCTGATACGGTGCAGTACTGGGCCAGTACACTAAACTGATGTCGGAGTCAAAGATGAAACTAGGATTTATTGCCGTTGTGCACGAAGGCAACCGGCTGGGTGTTCCACACGGGCTGCGCAGGTTGGGCCCGCTTGCCGCTGTAAATGTTGTATTGCGACGAGCTgcctgaaaaataaaacaaacaaacagacaAAGTAAAGGCGGTGTTGTTGGCAAGTACGATTACAATGGAATTAAGAGGGTATTGAAGCATTTGTTCTACCTGGTGCAGTCGTTTTGATAACCGTCCGGAAACCGCTGCCGCCTTCAACCTCGTAGTGCACCGTACGGACGTATCCACCCGGATCGAGAACTCCGTAGCCACCGTGTACGTAATCACCGCGTCGATCTTCCCAGTGATCAAGAGAAACACCGGACTGCGGGTGGTCGATGTAGTATCGGAAGGAGTAGTTAATCTGGAAGGGAGTAAggagtaatttattttattttgatacaATAAATGATGATTGCGCTGATTTAGCTACCGAATTAATATCGacaaataaatatgaaaaacagCCTTTTTCGAACTTCAGATTAGAGATCTTAAAACATGAACCCCGGAGTATTGATTCTGTTATACGCCATACCGAGAAACCGTTCGGCTATTGAGCTTCCATggcgaaaaccgcgaaaatgttaccgcagagctAActactaaccggggaaatttatttttgttctaatcAAACTAccactgcatatgaaaacacatgaaaataaagtccaattgactagaagaaccaagcaaccgtttttgagcttttttccATTATAACTGGTACTTTAGAAACCAGGAACCGATCTTGCCGAAGCTAGCTTTTAATTTCTAGTAATTTTTAGCACAGTGTCAAAaactttttatgttttttttgcatcgcCATTTCAAATAACGGTTTTCAATTTCTAACACTCATATTCATCGTGGGATTGCACAATCTATTATTTGAATTCGATCCTATGAAAACTGGCACAGTCATCTATATAAGAAAATCGACGTGagctgtttttaagttttcgaacactatttccggtatttccggaatcggaaacaaaTATCGTTTTAGCCAAAAGAGCTAATGCATCTAGATCTAAAGCTAGTACATTTGTTTCAACTGAAAAAAACTGACAGTGTTGTATCAATCAAGTTCAATGGGGGACATtcagtttttttatatgtattaggagtacaactttgcttccgccgttttttccaaaatttaaagctttattacgAA comes from Malaya genurostris strain Urasoe2022 chromosome 3, Malgen_1.1, whole genome shotgun sequence and encodes:
- the LOC131438434 gene encoding cuticle protein 7, with protein sequence MHIPILLFAVVLLTTEIFCAHLVEFVSNYRTDSQINYSFRYYIDHPQSGVSLDHWEDRRGDYVHGGYGVLDPGGYVRTVHYEVEGGSGFRTVIKTTAPGSSSQYNIYSGKRAQPAQPVWNTQPVAFVHNGNKS